One window from the genome of Cryptomeria japonica chromosome 6, Sugi_1.0, whole genome shotgun sequence encodes:
- the LOC131876704 gene encoding dirigent protein 1-like codes for MASQMLFFIVLSLAILSCSWGYQQEENIVFYLQDIVSKPNATAIVVAGANGSTYIDNLDFGSLVVVDDLLTEMPDPSSTVVGRAKGFYAYSDVDANAVHMVFSLVFQNKKYNGRTLEFHGTDILTRSF; via the coding sequence ATGGCTTCACAAATGCTATTCTTTATCGTCCTCTCCCTTGCAATATTATCTTGTTCATGGGGATATCAACAAGAGGAGAATATTGTGTTTTACTTGCAAGACATAGTGAGCAAACCCAATGCAACAGCCATAGTAGTTGCAGGAGCAAATGGATCAACATACATAGACAACTTAGACTTTGGATCGTTGGTGGTTGTAGATGATCTTCTCACTGAAATGCCTGATCCCTCTTCCACCGTTGTGGGAAGGGCCAAAGGATTCTATGCCTATTCAGATGTTGACGCTAATGCAGTTCACATGGTGTTCTCCCTTGTGTTTCAGAACAAGAAATATAATGGGAGGACCCTTGAATTCCATGGAACAGATATCCTCACGAGGTCCTTTTAG